In Anguilla rostrata isolate EN2019 chromosome 1, ASM1855537v3, whole genome shotgun sequence, a genomic segment contains:
- the pkdccb gene encoding extracellular tyrosine-protein kinase PKDCC has product MSSLPICAIALFALLFITLTFLKDNWNLHVHGRDLANEIPHLNSVSYNNSLDKELQERRKELLIYYAVSGNKSGALSKKNVLSSRNEWVAQIKESIMYVATITDEIGCDQLRYIKIVDFLGAGYTKAVVKGVLPKGFPVALKSVNEKGTDIRRCLEDFKDLEGCRELVSYKLIKEIVLLQRLRHPNLIKLQGHCLWSLRAGAVTAAFEQGSPLQMIELLQSPWEERFRVCLGLVRLLHYLSQSPLGSVALLDFQPRQFVLVAGELKLTDLDDASIEEPMCQTRADCLLHFPIRNFSIPCSPEGVCQGLNEKRNLYNAYRYFFMYLLPHQAPPTLRPLIDQIMNLTGELKNNVSKTRKAFEEILHLYKSGLYLQNLPPSSVEDYTALRGVRASGGGVYRCWPSYSQKACVLSVFSVREAAFICTSHPHCSSFTLGAQVTWTGRRLVYFRTGFSDLVPDVDSIVYIKKAQSLRTEAD; this is encoded by the exons ATGTCGAGTCTCCCCATTTGCGCGATAGCACTATTCGCtttgttatttattacattaacgTTTTTAAAGGACAACTGGAATTTACATGTACATGGCAGGGATCTTGCCAATGAAATTCCTCATTTGAATTCTGTCTCCTATAATAACTCCTTGGATAAAGAACTCCAGGAGCGGCGCAAGGAACTTTTGATTTACTACGCCGTATCTGGGAATAAGTCCGGGGCGCTGTCGAAAAAGAATGTACTTTCGTCAAGGAATGAATGGGTTGCGCAGATCAAGGAGAGTATAATGTATGTTGCTACAATAACCGATGAAATTGGGTGCGATCAACTCCGTTACATAAAAATTGTGGATTTCTTAGGCGCGGGATACACCAAGGCAGTGGTAAAAGGCGTTTTGCCGAAAGGATTTCCCGTTGCGCTTAAATCTGTGAACGAGAAAGGGACTGACATCAGAAGATGTCTCGAGGACTTTAAAGACTTGGAAGGCTGTCGCGAACTTGTGTCTTACAAATTGATTAAGGAAATAGTTTTGTTACAGCGACTACGACATCCAAACCTTATCAAG CTTCAGGGACACTGCCTGTGGAGCCTGCGGGCTGGGGCAGTCACAGCTGCCTTTGAGCAAGGCTCCCCTCTTCAGATGATCGAGCTTCTCCAGAGCCCCTGGGAGGAACGGTTTCGG GTATGCTTGGGTCTGGTGAGGCTACTCCACTACCTCTCCCAGTCCCCACTGGGGTCTGTGGCACTGCTGGACTTTCAGCCGCGGCAGTTTGTCCTGGTGGCTGGGGAGCTCAAGCTGACGGACCTAGATGATGCCAGTATTGAGGAGCCGATGTGCCAGACTAGGGCAGACTGTCTCCTGCATTTTCCTATCAGGAACTTCAGTATCCCATGTTCTCCAGAGGGAGTGTGCCAGGGACTGAATGAGAAAAGGAACCTCTACAATGCCTACAG GTATTTCTTCATGTACCTGCTTCCACACcaggctccacccacactgAGGCCACTGATTGATCAGATCATGAACTTGACTG GGGAGCTGAAAAATAATGTGAGCAAAACCAGGAAGGCCTTTGAAGAGATCCTGCACCTGTACAAGTCTGGGCTTTACCTACAGAACCTGCCACCATCTTCAGTTGAAG ATTACACGGCCCTGCGGGGCGTGAGGGCCTCAGGGGGTGGGGTCTATCGCTGCTGGCCCTCCTACAGCCAAAAGGcctgtgtgctgtctgtatTCAGCGTGCGCGAAGCGGCCTTCATCTGCACCTCACACCCTCACTGCTCCAGCTTCACCCTCGGAGCCCAGGTTACCTGGACAG GACGGCGGCTGGTCTACTTCAGAACTGGTTTCAGTGATCTCGTACCAGATGTGGATTCCATCGTGTACATAAAAAAAGCCCAAAGCCTGAGGACCGAAGCCGACTGA